The proteins below come from a single Aegilops tauschii subsp. strangulata cultivar AL8/78 chromosome 6, Aet v6.0, whole genome shotgun sequence genomic window:
- the LOC109772008 gene encoding probable protein phosphatase 2C 12 gives MGICASSEHLGQQGQEADESIVYVMDEEGGGGASSPRKVASLFSQKGKKGPNQDAVILCQGFGMEDGVFCGVFDGHGRCGHLVSKLVRDYLPFMVLSHRNALLLADADADADADDPVFSDASPSSSADSSGNSSPHPSQMLEEWREACSNAFKAMDNELKLQANMDCAFSGTTAVCAIKQGKDLIIANLGDSRAVLATMSGAGYLKAVQLTTDQKPGLPEEAERIKRCEGRVFALREEPGVMRVWLPGENLPGLAMARALGDSRLKHHGVISTPQVTAHRISDADLFIILATDGVWDVLSNEEVVSIVCATPRKQHASKAVVEAAVQRWKTKYPSSRVDDCSAVCLFLHDHTAAAPTKL, from the exons ATGGGGATATGCGCGTCCTCGGAGCACCTCGGCCAGCAGGGGCAGGAGGCGGACGAGAGCATCGTGTACGTCATGGacgaggaaggaggaggcggcgcgTCGTCGCCGAGGAAGGTGGCCTCCCTCTTCTCCCAGAAGGGCAAGAAAGGCCCCAACCAGGACGCCGTCATCCTCTGCCAG GGATTCGGCATGGAGGACGGCGTGTTCTGCGGCGTGTTCGACGGCCACGGCAGATGCGGCCACTTGGTGAGCAAGCTGGTGAGGGACTACCTCCCCTTCATGGTCCTGAGCCACCGGAACGCGCTGCTCCTGGCGGACGCGGACGCGGACGCGGACGCCGACGACCCCGTGTTCAGCgacgcctcgccgtcgtcctccgcggacaGCAGCGGCAACTCGTCGCCGCACCCGTCGCAGATGCTGGAGGAGTGGAGGGAGGCCTGCAGCAATGCGTTCAAGGCCATGGACAACGAGCTCAAGCTGCAAGCCAATATGGACTGCGCCTTCAGTGGCACCACGGCAGTGTGTGCCATCAAGCAG GGCAAGGATCTGATCATTGCCAACCTCGGGGACTCGAGGGCGGTTCTTGCGACCATGTCTGGGGCCGGGTACCTCAAGGCCGTGCAGCTCACCACTGACCAGAAGCCCGGCCTGCCTG AGGAGGCGGAGAGGATCAAGAGGTGCGAGGGGCGCGTGTTCGCGCTGAGGGAGGAGCCGGGCGTGATGCGGGTGTGGCTGCCCGGCGAGAACCTCCCGGGGCTGGCCATGGCGCGCGCGCTGGGGGACTCGAGGCTGAAGCACCACGGCGTCATCTCGACGCCGCAGGTGACGGCGCACCGGATAAGCGACGCGGACCTGTTCATCATCCTGGCCACGGACGGGGTGTGGGACGTGCTGAGCAACGAGGAGGTGGTGTCCATCGTCTGCgccacgccgcggaagcagcacgCGTCCAAGGCCGTGGTGGAGGCGGCGGTGCAGAGGTGGAAGACCAAGTACCCGTCCTCACGGGTGGACGACTGCTCCGCGGTCTGCCTCTTCCTGCACGACCACACCGCCGCAGCGCCCACGAAGCTCTAG